In Capillimicrobium parvum, a genomic segment contains:
- a CDS encoding isochorismatase family protein: protein MSDEQARQVYAAARLGQSFELGSRPAVLVVDLTCGFTDPSYPVGSDLTAEIEATNRLLGVAREQGAPVIFTTIGYEPGGTDAGVWPQKFPAILDLQIGDRTSEIDPRLQRRAGEPVVLKKGASAFFGTNLSAILVALHIDTVVLCGATTSGCIRATAIDLLQHGFPALVPRECVGDRARAPHEANLFDIQAKYADVVSVDDAIAYLESVTTRAEAVG from the coding sequence ATGAGCGACGAGCAGGCCCGCCAGGTCTACGCGGCCGCGCGGCTGGGACAGAGCTTCGAACTCGGGTCTCGGCCCGCGGTCCTCGTCGTGGACCTCACGTGCGGCTTCACGGATCCGTCGTATCCCGTCGGATCCGACCTGACTGCGGAGATCGAGGCGACCAATCGCCTGCTCGGCGTCGCGCGGGAGCAGGGCGCGCCGGTGATCTTCACAACGATCGGATACGAGCCGGGCGGCACGGACGCTGGCGTCTGGCCGCAGAAGTTCCCTGCCATCCTCGACCTGCAGATCGGCGATCGCACCTCGGAGATCGACCCCCGCCTGCAGCGGCGGGCCGGCGAGCCCGTGGTGCTGAAGAAGGGCGCGTCGGCGTTCTTCGGCACGAACCTGTCAGCCATCCTCGTCGCCCTGCACATCGACACGGTCGTCCTGTGCGGCGCGACGACGAGCGGGTGCATCCGCGCCACCGCCATCGATCTCCTGCAGCACGGCTTCCCGGCGCTCGTGCCGCGGGAGTGCGTCGGCGACCGGGCGCGCGCCCCGCATGAGGCGAACCTCTTCGACATCCAGGCGAAGTACGCGGACGTCGTCTCGGTCGACGACGCGATCGCCTACCTCGAGAGCGTCACCACCCGCGCGGAGGCGGTCGGGTGA
- a CDS encoding DUF3891 family protein, with protein sequence MIVRDTGDAWQCVLQTDHAVLAGDFAQAWGNERFEAPEPRRVVVSATARHDDGWAIWERAPSLLAQNGQVKPRNFLDVQIISHLAFYRAQIAAVSDEDDYAGMLVAMHGRGIYNGRHGTDPGLKLTFAPLVQEAVDAFIDEQEARIKQVCEARGISEQELWTNYKLLQIYDRLSLYFQMKDVVAGERAVLRPVPTGRDGEDVELTIEPDGPWRVRMDPFPFAEAPATFTMLRREIPKRDWTDNDDFRRDFFANPPEPTPIVISPA encoded by the coding sequence ATGATCGTGCGAGACACCGGCGACGCCTGGCAGTGCGTCCTCCAGACCGACCATGCCGTCCTGGCGGGCGACTTCGCCCAGGCCTGGGGCAACGAGCGCTTCGAGGCCCCGGAGCCACGCCGCGTCGTCGTCTCGGCGACGGCGCGCCACGACGACGGGTGGGCGATCTGGGAGCGCGCCCCGAGCCTGCTCGCCCAGAACGGTCAGGTGAAGCCGCGCAACTTCCTCGACGTGCAGATCATCTCCCACCTCGCCTTCTACCGCGCGCAGATCGCCGCGGTCAGCGATGAGGACGACTACGCGGGGATGCTCGTCGCGATGCACGGCCGCGGGATCTACAACGGCCGCCACGGCACCGATCCCGGGCTGAAGCTCACGTTCGCCCCGCTCGTGCAGGAGGCGGTCGACGCGTTCATCGACGAGCAGGAGGCGCGCATCAAGCAGGTGTGCGAGGCGCGCGGCATATCCGAGCAGGAGTTGTGGACGAACTACAAGCTGCTGCAGATCTACGACCGGCTGTCGCTGTACTTCCAGATGAAGGACGTCGTCGCCGGCGAGCGCGCCGTCCTGCGGCCCGTCCCGACGGGGCGCGACGGCGAGGACGTCGAGCTGACGATCGAGCCCGACGGGCCCTGGCGCGTGCGCATGGACCCGTTCCCGTTCGCCGAGGCACCGGCGACGTTCACGATGCTGCGGCGCGAGATCCCCAAGCGCGACTGGACCGACAACGACGACTTTCGCCGCGACTTCTTCGCCAACCCCCCGGAGCCCACGCCGATCGTGATCTCCCCCGCCTGA
- a CDS encoding vWA domain-containing protein: MSEELLDRVIGFGRELRDEGLPVGTGQILEFSRAAAMLGPADLYWAGRATLVTRRADIKPYTLVFDRYWTGNYGRRVEMKEVIERVRGVADDGGLEGGERGRDVTPDAERASRLELLRTRSFAKLTPEELSELARLVARISLAVPLRRSRRRQAARRGAPDLRRTLRRSFRTGGEPVERAWRERRLRSRRVIFIVDVSGSMASYSRGLLVFAHAALRSSGNWEAFCFGTRLTRVTRALMRTDPDVALARAADEVLDWDGGTRIGESLKQFLDRYGHGGMARGAVIVICSDGLDLGDPAVLAAQMRRLVRLAHRVIWLNPLQEQAGYRPIARGMAAALPYVDTFASGHSWASLEALADELAD; this comes from the coding sequence ATGAGTGAGGAGCTCCTCGACCGAGTGATCGGCTTCGGGCGCGAGCTGCGCGACGAGGGACTTCCGGTCGGCACCGGGCAGATCCTCGAGTTCAGCCGCGCGGCGGCGATGCTCGGGCCGGCGGACCTCTACTGGGCGGGGCGGGCCACGCTGGTGACGCGCCGGGCCGACATCAAGCCCTACACCCTCGTCTTCGATCGCTACTGGACGGGCAACTACGGCCGCCGGGTGGAGATGAAGGAGGTCATCGAGCGCGTCCGCGGCGTGGCCGACGACGGCGGGCTCGAGGGGGGCGAGCGGGGCCGTGATGTCACGCCTGACGCCGAGCGGGCGAGCCGGCTCGAGCTGCTGCGCACACGCAGCTTCGCCAAGCTGACTCCCGAGGAGCTCAGCGAGCTCGCCCGGCTCGTGGCGCGGATCTCCCTCGCGGTGCCGCTGCGGCGGTCGCGCCGGCGGCAGGCGGCGCGACGGGGGGCGCCGGATCTGCGCCGCACGCTGCGCCGGTCGTTCCGGACCGGCGGCGAACCCGTCGAGCGCGCCTGGCGCGAGCGCCGCCTGCGCAGCCGGCGGGTGATCTTCATCGTCGACGTCTCCGGGTCGATGGCGTCGTACTCGCGTGGGCTGCTCGTGTTCGCGCACGCCGCCCTGCGCTCGAGCGGCAACTGGGAGGCGTTCTGCTTCGGCACGCGCCTGACCCGGGTGACGCGCGCCCTCATGCGCACCGATCCCGACGTCGCGCTGGCCCGCGCCGCCGACGAGGTCCTCGACTGGGACGGCGGAACGCGGATCGGGGAGTCGCTCAAGCAGTTCCTCGACCGCTACGGCCACGGGGGCATGGCCCGCGGCGCGGTCATCGTGATCTGCTCCGACGGGCTCGACCTCGGCGACCCGGCGGTCCTGGCGGCCCAGATGCGCCGCCTGGTGCGCCTCGCGCACCGGGTGATCTGGCTGAACCCGCTGCAGGAGCAGGCCGGCTACCGGCCCATCGCCCGGGGGATGGCCGCCGCGCTGCCATACGTCGACACCTTCGCGAGCGGCCACAGCTGGGCGAGCCTCGAGGCATTGGCCGACGAGCTGGCGGACTAG
- a CDS encoding AAA family ATPase produces the protein MSTTSAVAFGSIEEVEAALQRERYLPDRGLATAIYLALATRRPLLLEGEAGVGKTEVAKTLATILDAELVRLQCYEGIDASQALYEWDYARQLLYARAIQLGEQGVRSAELGLYGPEFLIERPLLRALRHGGSTVLLIDELDRSDDEFEAFLLEVLSDYSVTIPEIGTVEAAVPPVVILTSNRTRELHDALKRRCLFHWIDFPGAKREAEIIRVRAPGVSEQLATSVARTIARIRELDLIKMPGAAEAIDWAQALVLLGADAVTSEAARVSLGWVIKNRDDLIRVEELLPELLADE, from the coding sequence GTGAGTACCACGTCGGCCGTCGCCTTCGGCTCCATCGAGGAGGTCGAAGCGGCCCTCCAGCGCGAGCGCTACCTGCCGGACCGTGGTCTGGCCACGGCGATCTACCTGGCGCTCGCGACCCGTCGCCCGCTGCTCCTGGAGGGCGAGGCCGGCGTCGGCAAGACCGAGGTCGCCAAGACGCTGGCCACGATCCTGGACGCCGAGCTCGTGCGCCTGCAGTGCTACGAGGGCATCGACGCGAGCCAGGCGCTCTATGAGTGGGACTACGCCCGCCAGCTGCTCTACGCGCGGGCCATCCAGCTTGGCGAGCAGGGAGTGCGCAGCGCCGAGCTGGGGCTCTACGGCCCCGAGTTCCTCATCGAGCGCCCGCTGCTGCGGGCGTTGCGTCATGGTGGCTCGACGGTGCTGCTCATCGACGAGCTCGATCGCTCCGACGACGAGTTCGAGGCCTTCCTGCTCGAGGTGCTCTCGGACTACTCCGTGACGATCCCCGAGATCGGGACGGTCGAGGCCGCCGTGCCACCCGTGGTGATCCTCACGTCCAACCGGACGCGAGAGCTCCACGATGCGCTCAAGCGCCGCTGCCTGTTTCACTGGATCGACTTCCCGGGCGCCAAGCGGGAGGCGGAGATCATCCGCGTGCGCGCGCCCGGCGTGTCCGAGCAGCTCGCCACGTCCGTCGCGCGGACGATCGCGCGCATCCGGGAGTTGGACCTGATCAAGATGCCGGGCGCCGCCGAGGCCATCGACTGGGCCCAGGCCCTCGTCCTGCTCGGAGCCGATGCGGTCACCTCGGAGGCGGCGCGCGTCAGCCTCGGATGGGTCATCAAGAACCGAGACGACCTCATCCGCGTCGAAGAGCTGCTGCCCGAGCTGCTCGCCGATGAGTGA
- a CDS encoding M29 family metallopeptidase, whose product MAASSTFVDLCEKELKLCGVKEGETVAVLSQLDERIDYADAFMAAARKLGATPFNVRLPEASTSLLGDAGAWTVGETPLADNVPALESLKSADIVIDLMFLLFSKEQLEIQEAGSRMLLCVEPIDNLQRLFPTQDQRRRVEVSEELLGNAKSLRITNHAGTDVVYQLGSFPVMTEYGFTDTPGRWDHWPSGFLFTGGSDDGVDGKVVVDRGDIVITPFKKFVEDPVELTIRQGRLEDVRGGFDAELLRDYIAGFEDEKAYGISHIGWGCNEKCRWSGLANDRRSIGMESRAFYGNTLFSTGPNQELGGNNDTACHIDIPMRNCSMYLDDEPVLVDGEFVVEDLKASRSTFGSPSVTTA is encoded by the coding sequence ATGGCCGCTTCATCCACATTCGTCGATCTCTGCGAGAAGGAGCTGAAGCTCTGCGGCGTGAAGGAGGGGGAGACGGTCGCGGTGCTGTCGCAGCTCGACGAACGCATCGACTACGCCGACGCGTTCATGGCCGCGGCGCGCAAGCTCGGCGCGACGCCGTTCAACGTGCGCCTGCCCGAGGCGTCCACCTCCCTGCTGGGTGACGCCGGCGCCTGGACGGTGGGCGAGACGCCGCTGGCCGACAACGTCCCCGCGCTGGAGTCGCTGAAGTCCGCCGACATCGTGATCGACCTCATGTTCCTGCTGTTCTCCAAGGAGCAGCTCGAGATCCAGGAGGCCGGCTCCCGCATGCTGCTGTGCGTCGAGCCGATCGACAACCTCCAGCGGCTGTTCCCGACCCAGGACCAGCGCCGGCGCGTGGAGGTCAGCGAGGAGCTGCTGGGCAACGCCAAGAGCCTGCGGATCACCAACCACGCCGGCACCGACGTCGTCTACCAGCTCGGGTCCTTCCCCGTCATGACCGAGTACGGGTTCACCGACACGCCGGGCCGGTGGGACCACTGGCCGTCCGGCTTCCTCTTCACGGGCGGGTCGGACGACGGCGTCGACGGCAAGGTGGTCGTCGACCGCGGCGACATCGTCATCACGCCGTTCAAGAAGTTCGTCGAGGACCCCGTCGAGCTGACCATCCGCCAGGGCCGGCTCGAGGACGTCCGCGGGGGCTTCGACGCCGAGCTGCTGCGTGACTACATCGCCGGGTTCGAGGACGAGAAGGCGTACGGCATCTCGCACATCGGCTGGGGCTGCAACGAGAAGTGCCGGTGGTCCGGCCTCGCCAACGACCGCCGCAGCATCGGCATGGAGAGCCGGGCGTTCTACGGCAACACGCTGTTCTCCACCGGCCCCAACCAGGAGCTCGGCGGGAACAACGACACCGCCTGCCACATCGACATCCCCATGCGCAACTGCAGCATGTACCTCGACGACGAGCCGGTCCTCGTCGACGGCGAGTTCGTGGTCGAGGACCTCAAGGCCTCGCGCAGCACGTTCGGATCCCCGTCGGTCACCACCGCGTGA
- a CDS encoding (2Fe-2S)-binding protein, with amino-acid sequence MSTTVSSRRIEPTDDQRIVTLKVNGVERRGIAEPRMLLVDFLRHELDLTGTHVGCEHGVCGACTVRMNGEVVRSCIMLAVQAEGAEIETVEGLATNGKLHPIQEAFREKHGLQCGFCTPGMLLAAQTLLEENPNPTEPEIREYLSGNICRCTGYVGIVAAVKHAAEQQSQA; translated from the coding sequence ATGAGCACGACCGTCAGCAGCCGCCGCATCGAGCCGACCGATGACCAGCGCATCGTCACGCTGAAGGTCAACGGCGTCGAGAGGCGGGGAATCGCGGAGCCGCGCATGCTCCTCGTGGACTTCCTGCGTCACGAGCTCGACCTGACCGGCACCCACGTGGGGTGCGAGCACGGGGTCTGCGGCGCCTGCACCGTGCGGATGAACGGCGAGGTCGTGCGCTCCTGCATCATGCTCGCGGTCCAGGCCGAGGGCGCCGAGATCGAGACGGTGGAGGGCCTGGCGACCAACGGGAAACTTCACCCGATCCAGGAGGCGTTCCGCGAGAAGCACGGGTTGCAGTGCGGCTTCTGCACGCCGGGGATGCTCCTGGCCGCGCAGACGCTGCTCGAGGAGAACCCGAACCCCACCGAGCCGGAGATCCGCGAGTACCTCTCCGGGAACATCTGCCGCTGCACCGGCTATGTCGGAATCGTCGCGGCCGTCAAGCACGCTGCCGAGCAGCAGTCACAGGCCTGA
- a CDS encoding FAD binding domain-containing protein: MKPAPFKYASPESLEEATSLLQQHGDDAKVLAGGQSLIPLMNMRLARPGVLVDINHVAGLDGISRNGGLTIGTNTRHVTVLRSPEVRAYAPIVNEAMRHVGHVGIRTRGTFGGATAHADPAAEIPAVLLALDAQITVQGPQGTRTIAADDFFVSTFTTELEDDEIVTAVQLPHPLDHAAWSFHEVSRRHGDFALVGVAAVAELDGSGNVSRARIALSGVADTPVRVTQAEDSLVGRAPADGADEAGRLAEQQLDPPSDFHATSTYRREVAGALVTRALQDMDTKGGSR; this comes from the coding sequence GTGAAGCCCGCACCGTTCAAGTACGCCAGTCCGGAGAGCCTCGAGGAGGCGACGTCCCTGCTCCAGCAGCATGGCGACGACGCCAAGGTCCTCGCCGGCGGCCAGAGCCTGATCCCGCTGATGAACATGCGCCTCGCGCGGCCCGGCGTGCTCGTGGACATCAACCACGTTGCGGGACTCGATGGGATCAGCCGCAACGGGGGGCTGACGATCGGCACGAACACCCGGCACGTGACGGTCCTGCGCTCCCCGGAGGTCCGGGCGTACGCGCCGATCGTCAACGAGGCCATGCGGCACGTGGGGCACGTCGGCATCCGCACGCGAGGGACGTTCGGCGGAGCCACGGCGCACGCCGACCCGGCGGCCGAGATCCCGGCGGTGCTCCTGGCGCTCGACGCGCAGATCACCGTGCAGGGGCCGCAGGGCACGCGCACGATCGCGGCGGACGACTTCTTCGTCTCCACGTTCACGACCGAGCTGGAGGACGACGAGATCGTCACCGCCGTGCAGCTGCCGCACCCGCTGGACCACGCGGCGTGGTCCTTCCACGAGGTCTCGCGCCGCCACGGGGACTTCGCCCTGGTGGGCGTCGCCGCGGTGGCCGAGCTCGACGGCTCGGGCAACGTCAGCCGGGCCCGCATCGCGCTCAGCGGCGTCGCGGACACGCCCGTGCGCGTGACGCAGGCGGAGGACTCGCTCGTCGGACGCGCCCCGGCGGACGGTGCGGACGAGGCGGGACGGCTCGCCGAGCAGCAGCTCGATCCCCCGTCCGACTTCCATGCCACGAGCACGTATCGCCGGGAGGTCGCCGGTGCCCTGGTCACCCGGGCGCTGCAGGACATGGACACCAAGGGAGGATCCCGATGA
- a CDS encoding xanthine dehydrogenase family protein molybdopterin-binding subunit has product MATDTLNTGRNIQRDAEANSVMDRKKYIGMNVLRTEDPVFLTGRAKYTDDIHLTGMLHCAFLRSPHPHAKITGIDKSPALAIDGVVAVITEQDLEPVLGPFSTTLMRDEVATVQRPILDSTTARWVGQPIAMVIADSRYLAEDGVDALEVDWEPLDPIMDAEKALEQGSPLVREDMESNNFAHIEFQRGDVEGAFKRAHRVFRKRFHHGRFMAAPLEARAVIADWDTATDDLTVWTSSQIPNLIRTYTAGPLGIAESKMRIISDSVGGGFGMKAHVFDEEALVPAASKLVGKPVKWIEDRYENLAASSHAKEMVMYLDVAVDENNKFLAFKGHYIGVSGAYPAHPWTSLIDPLPAAGLLPSIYDIEAVHTVCDAPMTNRCPIGAYRGVGWTPGHVARETFIDDIARELGVDPVELRLQNAIPDEPFTTVTGMKYDGGSYSASIRKVMEMIDYEGLRRKQADLRKEGRYLGIGFSPYVEPTAWGSEVAKANGFPAEFFDAASVTIEPDGSVTVTTGCHNHGQAHYTTLAQVAADTLGVPFESIRVIENDSSRAVYGTGTYASRTAVIAGGAIMRAGSEVRDKIVRLAAHAMEVSPEDVELADGSFSVKGVPDKTMTMQQVGMLAYYGGAARLEGEEPALTATRSYDPPETYSNGTIVALVEVDAATGKVDLQHISCCEDCGTMLNPMVVDGQMAGAISHGIGGSMYEDLTYDENGQFLAGSLMDYLYPSTTEVPDMDISHIETPSVVTEGGIKGMGESGNIAAGAACLNAIADAISCFGTVEITKTPIGPNEVRELIRNAGNGGA; this is encoded by the coding sequence ATGGCGACCGACACGCTCAACACCGGACGCAACATCCAGCGCGATGCCGAGGCGAACTCCGTCATGGATCGCAAGAAGTACATCGGGATGAACGTCCTGCGCACCGAGGACCCGGTGTTCCTCACCGGGCGCGCGAAGTACACCGACGACATCCACCTGACCGGGATGCTGCACTGCGCCTTCCTGCGCAGCCCGCACCCCCACGCGAAGATCACCGGCATCGACAAGTCACCGGCGCTGGCGATCGACGGCGTCGTCGCGGTCATCACCGAGCAGGACCTCGAGCCCGTGCTGGGCCCGTTCTCCACCACGCTCATGCGCGACGAGGTGGCGACCGTGCAACGGCCGATCCTCGACTCGACGACCGCCCGCTGGGTCGGCCAGCCGATCGCGATGGTCATCGCGGACTCGCGGTACCTCGCCGAGGACGGCGTCGACGCGCTGGAGGTCGACTGGGAGCCGCTCGACCCGATCATGGACGCCGAGAAGGCGCTGGAGCAGGGATCGCCGCTGGTGCGCGAGGACATGGAGTCGAACAACTTCGCGCACATCGAGTTCCAGCGCGGCGACGTCGAGGGCGCGTTCAAGCGCGCCCACCGGGTGTTCCGCAAGCGCTTCCACCACGGGCGCTTCATGGCCGCCCCGCTGGAGGCGCGCGCGGTCATCGCCGACTGGGACACGGCGACCGACGATCTGACCGTGTGGACGTCGAGCCAGATCCCGAACCTGATCCGCACCTACACGGCCGGGCCGCTGGGCATCGCCGAGAGCAAGATGCGCATCATCTCGGACTCGGTCGGCGGCGGCTTCGGCATGAAGGCCCACGTCTTCGACGAGGAGGCGCTGGTCCCCGCGGCCTCGAAGCTCGTCGGCAAGCCGGTGAAGTGGATCGAGGACCGCTACGAGAACCTGGCCGCCTCCTCGCATGCGAAGGAGATGGTCATGTACCTCGACGTCGCGGTGGACGAGAACAACAAGTTCCTCGCGTTCAAGGGCCACTACATCGGCGTGTCGGGCGCCTACCCCGCGCACCCGTGGACGTCGCTGATCGACCCGCTGCCGGCGGCCGGACTCCTGCCGAGCATCTACGACATCGAGGCGGTCCACACCGTGTGCGACGCGCCGATGACGAACCGGTGCCCGATCGGCGCGTATCGCGGCGTCGGCTGGACGCCGGGGCACGTGGCGCGTGAGACGTTCATCGACGACATCGCGCGCGAGCTCGGCGTCGATCCCGTCGAGCTGCGGCTGCAGAACGCGATCCCCGACGAGCCGTTCACGACGGTGACGGGGATGAAGTACGACGGCGGCAGCTACAGCGCGTCGATCCGCAAGGTGATGGAGATGATCGACTACGAGGGGCTGCGCAGGAAGCAGGCCGATCTGCGCAAGGAGGGGCGCTACCTCGGCATCGGCTTCAGCCCCTACGTCGAGCCGACCGCGTGGGGCTCTGAGGTCGCCAAGGCAAACGGGTTCCCGGCCGAGTTCTTCGACGCGGCCAGCGTGACGATCGAGCCCGACGGCTCGGTGACGGTGACGACCGGATGCCACAACCACGGGCAGGCGCACTACACGACCCTCGCCCAGGTCGCGGCGGACACGCTCGGCGTGCCGTTCGAGAGCATCCGGGTGATCGAGAACGACTCGAGCCGGGCGGTGTACGGGACGGGCACGTACGCGAGCCGCACCGCCGTGATCGCCGGCGGCGCGATCATGCGCGCCGGATCCGAGGTCCGCGACAAGATCGTCCGGCTCGCCGCCCACGCGATGGAGGTCAGCCCGGAGGACGTGGAGCTCGCCGACGGCTCGTTCAGCGTCAAGGGCGTCCCCGACAAGACCATGACGATGCAACAGGTCGGCATGCTGGCCTACTACGGCGGCGCCGCGCGGCTCGAGGGCGAGGAGCCGGCGCTGACCGCGACCCGGTCCTACGACCCTCCCGAGACGTACAGCAACGGCACGATAGTTGCGCTCGTCGAGGTCGACGCGGCGACGGGCAAGGTGGACCTGCAGCACATCTCGTGCTGCGAGGACTGCGGGACGATGCTCAACCCGATGGTCGTCGACGGGCAGATGGCCGGCGCGATCTCACACGGCATCGGCGGGTCGATGTACGAGGACCTCACCTACGACGAGAACGGACAGTTCCTGGCGGGCAGCCTCATGGACTACCTGTACCCGTCCACCACCGAAGTTCCGGATATGGACATCAGTCACATCGAGACGCCCTCGGTCGTGACGGAAGGAGGGATCAAGGGCATGGGCGAGTCGGGCAACATCGCCGCCGGCGCCGCATGCCTCAACGCGATCGCGGACGCCATCAGCTGCTTCGGTACCGTCGAGATCACCAAGACGCCGATCGGCCCGAACGAGGTCCGCGAGCTCATCCGCAATGCCGGCAACGGGGGCGCGTAG
- a CDS encoding 4-hydroxyphenylacetate 3-hydroxylase N-terminal domain-containing protein, with protein MATIEQKPVDTEKHYLKTAEEYLKSLQDGREVYYKGERVDDVTDHFATSGGIREIAELYDLQFDEEARNALTYVRDDGARVTASYLIPRTKDDLRFRREGIKFVARRTWGTHGRGIDMIATLPIGMLSELPAFKRECEDAENIKWYIKYCEENNIHLGETIVDPQGYRSRASGTAPDVQPPDRATARIVKENDKGIWISGVKGVGTAVPQANEIILGSFFPPLDEESFWVFAPISSPGLKMFCREVVHRPGSTWYDHPLTSKGEEIESIVAFDNLFIPNERIIARKKRALHGVNFYNVWARHEHWYTFVRIVAKAELYAGLAQLIVDTLELSEVAVVRQRVAEIIEYCQILQGMQYAAEELADFSEGGVMTPDVNVVTAGRSYALENLPRILHILQDICGQGMILRWNEADLETPAAFGKNLAWFLDTRNMSARDKNLVMNLVWDVAASEHATRSKLFEESNALNVPFLKERLYGEYDRTSFLQDCRHFIGLADAPERTFTPKIEAPSLSTYNAEDMTKPAR; from the coding sequence ATGGCTACGATCGAACAGAAGCCGGTCGACACCGAGAAGCATTACCTGAAAACCGCCGAGGAGTACCTGAAGTCACTCCAGGACGGTCGTGAGGTGTACTACAAGGGCGAGCGCGTCGACGATGTGACGGACCACTTCGCGACGTCCGGCGGCATCCGGGAGATCGCTGAGCTCTACGACCTGCAGTTCGACGAGGAGGCGCGCAACGCGCTGACCTACGTGCGCGATGACGGCGCCCGGGTCACGGCGTCCTACCTGATCCCACGGACCAAGGACGACCTGCGCTTCCGCCGCGAGGGCATCAAGTTCGTCGCCCGCAGGACATGGGGCACGCACGGGCGCGGCATCGACATGATCGCCACGCTGCCCATCGGGATGCTGTCGGAGCTCCCGGCGTTCAAGCGCGAATGCGAGGACGCCGAGAACATCAAGTGGTACATCAAGTACTGCGAGGAGAACAACATCCACCTCGGCGAGACGATCGTCGACCCGCAGGGGTATCGCTCGCGGGCGTCCGGCACCGCCCCGGACGTCCAGCCGCCCGACCGCGCCACCGCGCGGATCGTCAAGGAGAACGACAAGGGCATCTGGATCAGCGGCGTCAAGGGCGTCGGCACCGCGGTGCCGCAGGCCAACGAGATCATCCTCGGCAGCTTCTTCCCGCCGCTCGACGAGGAGAGCTTCTGGGTCTTCGCCCCGATCAGCTCGCCCGGCCTGAAGATGTTCTGCCGCGAGGTGGTGCATCGCCCGGGATCCACCTGGTACGACCATCCGCTCACGTCGAAGGGCGAGGAGATCGAGTCGATCGTCGCCTTCGACAACCTGTTCATCCCGAACGAGCGGATCATCGCCCGCAAGAAGCGCGCACTGCACGGAGTGAACTTCTACAACGTGTGGGCCCGGCACGAGCACTGGTACACGTTCGTCCGGATCGTCGCCAAGGCGGAGCTCTACGCGGGGCTCGCCCAGCTCATCGTCGACACGCTCGAGCTCAGCGAGGTCGCGGTGGTCCGTCAGCGCGTCGCGGAGATCATCGAGTACTGCCAGATCCTGCAGGGCATGCAGTACGCAGCCGAGGAGCTCGCCGACTTCTCGGAGGGCGGGGTCATGACCCCGGACGTCAACGTCGTGACGGCCGGCCGCTCCTACGCGCTGGAGAACCTGCCGCGGATCCTGCACATCCTTCAGGACATCTGCGGACAGGGCATGATCCTGCGCTGGAACGAGGCCGATCTCGAGACGCCGGCGGCGTTCGGCAAGAACCTCGCCTGGTTCCTGGACACGCGCAACATGAGCGCGCGGGACAAGAACCTGGTCATGAACCTCGTGTGGGACGTCGCGGCGAGCGAGCACGCCACGCGGTCGAAGCTCTTCGAGGAGTCCAACGCGCTGAACGTGCCGTTCCTCAAGGAGCGCCTCTACGGCGAGTACGACCGCACGTCGTTCCTGCAGGACTGCCGGCACTTCATCGGTCTGGCGGACGCGCCCGAGCGCACGTTCACGCCGAAGATCGAGGCGCCGTCGCTGTCGACGTACAACGCCGAGGACATGACGAAGCCGGCGAGGTAG
- a CDS encoding alpha/beta fold hydrolase gives MTTHDTTRTEPRGESGFVQANGLRHHFLSYGDGDRTVVIVPGITSPAITWEFVAERLADLARVVVLDLRGRGLSDVPAHGYALPDYAADVAGVIDALGLERPVLLGHSLGARIVAALGALHPESCGPMILADPPLTGPGRDPYPTTRESFEQQLHEAYAGTTADEVRRFYPRWPEAELQLRAEWLPTCDESAVMATYRNFELEDFFAYWTRLGGPLLFVHGSVSPVVTAAGAAEVAAANPAAQTVAIADAGHMIPWENLEDFVTVCRRFIAAAE, from the coding sequence ATGACGACGCACGACACCACGAGGACCGAACCACGCGGCGAGAGCGGCTTCGTACAGGCCAACGGGCTGCGCCATCACTTCCTGTCCTACGGCGACGGCGATCGCACGGTGGTGATCGTGCCGGGCATCACGAGCCCGGCCATCACATGGGAGTTCGTGGCGGAGCGGCTGGCCGACCTGGCGCGCGTCGTCGTCCTCGACCTGCGGGGACGTGGGCTGTCCGACGTGCCGGCGCACGGCTACGCCCTGCCGGACTACGCGGCCGACGTGGCCGGCGTCATCGACGCGCTCGGGCTCGAGCGCCCAGTCCTGCTCGGCCACTCCCTCGGGGCGCGGATCGTCGCCGCCCTCGGGGCGCTGCACCCCGAGTCGTGCGGTCCGATGATCCTCGCCGACCCGCCGCTGACGGGCCCCGGCCGCGACCCGTACCCGACGACCCGCGAGAGCTTCGAGCAGCAACTGCACGAGGCCTATGCCGGAACGACGGCGGACGAGGTACGGCGCTTCTACCCACGCTGGCCGGAGGCCGAGCTGCAGCTGCGGGCCGAATGGCTCCCGACGTGCGACGAGAGCGCCGTCATGGCCACCTACCGCAACTTCGAGCTCGAGGACTTCTTCGCGTACTGGACCCGGCTCGGCGGACCGCTGCTGTTCGTCCACGGCAGCGTGAGCCCGGTCGTCACGGCGGCCGGAGCGGCCGAGGTCGCCGCGGCGAACCCGGCGGCGCAGACGGTGGCCATCGCGGACGCCGGGCACATGATCCCGTGGGAGAACCTCGAGGACTTCGTCACGGTGTGCCGCCGCTTCATCGCCGCGGCCGAGTAG